From Nomascus leucogenys isolate Asia chromosome 15, Asia_NLE_v1, whole genome shotgun sequence, a single genomic window includes:
- the DIXDC1 gene encoding dixin isoform X3 translates to MWTQVVMRFSNSLLPTEPSQQLQAYVAWVNAQLKKRPAVKPVQDLRQDLRDGVVLAYLIEIVAGEKLIGVQLSPSNQQEMKNNVEKVLQFVASKKIRMHQTSAKDIVDGNLKSIMRLVLALAAHFKPGSSRTVNQGRDSRAPLQSHRPHCATAVAQGAAAALADVCHDMSRSGRDVFRYRQRNSSMDEEIENPYWSVRALVQQYEGQQRSPSESSCCR, encoded by the exons CAACAGCTGCAGGCCTATGTGGCCTGGGTGAATGCACAGCTGAAGAAGAGGCCAGCAGTGAAGCCTGTGCAGGACCTGCGACAGGATCTCCGGGATGGCGTGGTCCTGGCATATCTCATCGAGATTGTTG CAGGAGAAAAGCTGATTGGGGTACAGCTGAGTCCCAGTAACCAACAGGAGATGAAGAATAATGTGGAGAAAGTGCTACAGTTTGTGGCCTCTAAAAAGATTCGTATGCACCAGACTTCAGCTAAAG ATATTGTGGACGGCAACCTGAAGTCTATCATGAGGCTGGTCCTTGCCTTGGCGGCTCATTTCAAACCTGGCTCTAGCAGGACGGTGAACCAAGGACGGGACTCCAGAGCCCCTCTGCAAAGTCACCGACCACACTGTGCCACTGCTGTTGCCCAGGGAGCAGCTGCTGCTCTGGCCGATGTGTGTCATGACATGTCCCGATCAGGACGGGATGTCTTTCGATACAGACAGAG GAACAGCAGCatggatgaagaaattgagaatcCATACTGGAGCGTGCGGGCCCTAGTGCAGCAGTATGAAGGGCAACAAAGGTCCCCGTCTGAATCCAGCTGCTGCAGGTAA